In Siniperca chuatsi isolate FFG_IHB_CAS linkage group LG24, ASM2008510v1, whole genome shotgun sequence, the DNA window TAAATTTACATCAAGATTAGAAACATAAcgaaacaaaaaaatcacaaattaaactTTATTCCATAAGTCTATGTGCAACCCATTCTCTTTGTGACTTGGCTagtaagttgttttttttgcctaaatttttcctttttttaccTAAGAAACAAAACGTCAGTTTTGAAAAGAAcaagacaaagataaaacataaaagctgtaaaaaaaaaaaaaaaaaaaaaaaatcacctaaACTCTTCACATTACAAATTTTTTTGGAGATTTTGCTGTCGAAAGAGTTTTAAAATTACTATCTACCATAGAAAAAGACCAGTTAGGCTAGTGCTCCTTAGAGGGAAGAGAGTTTGGGGGAAATTCTATAAATCAAAGCCAACATTTCATCCTGTTACCagaatagaaaaagaaatagagggggagagagggaaaggttGTCAAGTCAGTAGTCTTTTACGGGTGGTGTTGCCAGTTGTGACAGTTAACAAGTatctacaaaacatttttatcacgCATTAAGAATCCCCCTCGTCCCCCTGTTCCCAACCGTTTTTGATTAAGTCCTCCATTAAAACAGGGCTGAACCATTGTCACTAGAGGGGGCTGGGAGGGGggaagggagaagagagaaagaagtcCTGTTAGCGAGCTCGGTGGCGCCCCCCCCTGGAAGGGCAAGGCTCCAGCACTTCAAACAGGTTGCATAGACAGACACACTCAAACGCCTCAGCCTCCAGCCGTCGTTATGGAGACCAGCCATGTGGTGAGGGTGGGGGAGACGGCCTTGGCTTTCCTGAATATCAGAAATGGTCCGCGTATGtagatgtttgtttgttcttttttatctTAATACAAGTTCCTGTAAATGGGCTTCACGGCTccacagcagaagaagaaagaggtgtCACCTAATGTCAAGATGAAGATGAATGAAGAGGAGGGGCCTGGGGAGGAAGATGATACACAAGAATCAGTCAGTCATGTGGTATGAAAAACAACTTGCATTACAAAGTGTTGTTGCACGATAATCGGTCGCAATTAACTTCTAGCTGTAAGCTGATTTTGTCAAAATGCCTGTACTGGTTTCAAGAGGAACCACACCCATCACCAGGCACTCCTTGTTTGAGGTGTCTTAAATGGGATGGCAATTTAAAAGCAGTGATAGGGAATCTGGTGTGCAAACAGTTAACTGATTCATTGGCTAAACTACTCAGTCAATCACTAGTTTTTATTTGGTTGGAATGAAAACTAGCTGACTATCAGCACTCATTAGCACATAGTTGTCTACGAATTTTCCTTCAGtttgaaagacaaaacaagcgCCTCGAGTCCATCTCTCCCTCGGCCTGGTGACTTACTAATGTGAACTGGTCGTAGACCTGCATCAGGTCCTCCATTCTGTGCTGTTCAAGCACCACAAAGTCGTCCAGCGTGGCGCTGCCTTTCCTGGCACAGTCCTGGCAGTGGACCACGTACTGCTTCTTGGACAGGAGCTCCCGGCGCACAAACAGCAGGTTGAACACCTCCACCTGCGGAGTATACATACAGAGACCAACACGCATATAAAGAGGCGGCACAGACTGTCTGAATTCCCATGTCATTTCAATTATATTGTAAGCTTTGATTTGTGCATCTGAATGAAGCTGAACAGCAGAAACTGcagtgatgatgtcatctaGAGACAAATCCTGGAGTTGCTACACAGACTGTGAATAATTGCTAGGACACAATGACAGCGAATATTTAATGGGATATGGACACATTTCTCAACAGCCGAAAGCCCTGCATCCAAATAAACCCATTAGCATACCCATTAGCATACCCATTAATTAGCGCAATCAAAAACTGAGTGTGCCTTTAATGCAATGTCAATGGACCAACTGATCACCAGGTTTGATGCTGTCCAAAATCACTCAAAACGACAAACTACACAATTGTAgtataaatgataaatgaagtACTGACATCTACCTTCCCCTCAgacttttcagacattttgtatAAATCTTGAACCGCAAATTATTAGATTCAGACAAGCAGAGACACACAATCAGGGGACAAATCGGATCTGGTTCTAATCCAACATGTACAGCGCAGAGCATCACTCAGAATGTGAGCGGTTAAGCATCATGGTGagacacttattttatactagAAATAAGTGTGAGCTCCTTACCCAGAAATGTGAAATCTTGTTAAAATTCACACCTCTGATGCTAGAATGTTCCCGGTGTGCTTACTGACCTCACAGATGGTGCAGTAGTGGGCCGGCTCGTCCCTGGTCCTCGGCCTCAGCACCGTTTCCTTGCCGGCTGACGCCAAGGCTTCCTTCACCCACTGGCACTGCTTCAACGTCCGCAGCAAGCAGTACCTGTGacaagaatacatttttatttttatttatttatttttaaatccagCTTGTgcaaaacatataatacaaaacaaactgctgagAGTCGAAAGTGAAGGTTTCTGTGACTCACTTGATCATCTCAAACAGCTTGTGGTCGGACACTTTGATGTTGCGTGCCATGTTCCAGGAGAGGTGCACCATGGGAACCATGGACTTGACACTCTGGAGCTTATTCCACTCGTAACGCTCCACAGCCAGCTTGTACTGGTGGGCTGAAAAAGCAGCggcaaaacatactgtacatgaacgCAGGAAACCAGGATATGCACTGAAAGAGGTCATCGTGAAGAAAGACTGATCACAAACTAGGCTTCAGGGAGGTAGTTCTGGATGTAAACCGTAAGTGTAGTGCGAGCCATTATGTGGACAGCAGGTGCGAAGGTTAATATGGAAGCGTATTCGTTCCATCATACAGACTATTGAAAACTGCATCTGAAATGCATCTGTTGTAGACAGGAAATGAAATCCTGCTGTAATCAGCTCAGCTATCAGCTAAAAAGGTCACTAATCAGCTAAAAGGCATTTCAATCATCACAGTAAAGGTCACCATAGCAGATATAATTCCTGTGAGACAATTTTGGCTGACTTTTGTTAGGTAAATCTACATCCTATTCCAGCAgtacatatataaacaaatgttctttttgttgCCTTaagtgtaggactgcaactaacgattcttttcattatccattattttcacgattaatcgtttagtctataaaatgtcaaataaattgtgaaaaatgcacatcacaatttcacagagcccaaagtgatgtcttcaaattgattcttttgtccaaccaacagtccaagaAGACTCTTCATTTACTAtcataaatgacaaagaaaagcagcaatgtgacatttttgcttgaaaaatgactgaaacaattaattgattattaaaatagttgacaattaattttctttcaatcgactaatcgttgcagctctacttaAGTAGTCGAAGACAAACCAAGATCTAAGAAATGCAGGGTAAAATCACAAGTCAGGATGTGGCTTCTTAGGTACGGTTAACAGTAACCCATATCCCCAGGCGTACCGGTGAGGGGTCCTACATTCCAGGCGATGTTGTTGCACCAGCCGATGGCCTGCACCCAGTGGACGGTGCCAGTGTTGAGCCACACCAGGTCTCCTGGACGCTGGATGAACCGATAGACAGGCACGTCGGCCTCGTACAGGTCCTCCAGGTTGGGCCACCACGAGCCCATCAGGAAGTTGATGTTATTCCTGGAGGtaagggagggaaagagagttGTGATGGATATAGGAATTGAGGGAAGAGGGTAACAGACAGACGCAAGGAATCAGAGGTATGGGGGTAGAGCAAAGGAAGGGGTAAACAGTCCagtcaagtcaatttatttgcctcaaggggctttacaatctgtacagcacacAACACCCTTGTCCAGTCCATCTTACTTTTCACAGAAGTTGCTCATCACTCCCCAGTACGGCTCTGGTACTGCAAACCATTCACAGTCTCCCGGTCCAATGTTGATGTTGACGGCACAGAAGTTGTTGTGCTCCTGGTGACCTGGAGAGACGTACACAAAACCTCCTCACTGCACAAATCCACACACCAAAACGGATGCACGACTCacagaataaataatgaatcATTTGTCCCAGAAAGTAAGCGTGagtttgagtgtttgtgtattaaCCTGCTATCCTGCTCCCGGGGACCTTCATGTAGAGCTGGACTGTGTTCATACCCAGGATGGTGTGACCCACGTGGCTGAGCAGGTTGCCGGCTGATACGACTCGAGCGAAGGCCGGCAGTTTACTGAGCTCCTGGAGTTGCTGTTTCCACCTGGTAGAGAGTGGGTGCGACAAGTGCTCATTATAAGATCAGAGTGTAGCGCTTTTAAgttgaaatgtttcaaaacatCTTAAAGGCAACAAATAGGGCCGGTTTCCAGACATGGCAGATGAGATGAATCCATACTCACTTCCTTTCGTCCGACACATCGATGTTGGTTCCAAACTTGATGTGCTTTAAGGGTCCCCTTCTTTTGCGTGCAACACTGAAGACACACGCGCAAAGAGAATTTACAATtagccacatacagtatgtttaatatGGTCACTACCTCCCAATGATTTTCCCCAACATTTAGTGAGAGTTAATTAAACCCTTTTGCACAAAGTCCTGCAAAAAATGGAGGCTGTAGCAGAAATAAGGAGGGGTGCCAATGATTATGACATAGTGTCTGATATATAATTACTAGGGTAGTAGCTTACATGCCAAAACTGGGACAGGAGATTGTCTGGCTtttgatgttattttaaaaccattccacaaaacaacaacaatactggaccaaataaaatgtcagagtcTGGAGCTTCTAATGGGGCAAAATAGTCAAACTAAGGTAACATTAGGTACCTCTCTGCTGACGCTGGCTCTGTGTCCGAGGGCTCCTTTAGTGCCTTCTTCTCATTTTCCtcctaaaacaaaacaagaaatacatTAAGCTAGCAGTATGCTaccaatgattattttttttgcatccTTAGATATCCCTGAAGTGATACAAAACTTGAATCCTGAACAAGTTTTGGAATCCAGAGGACACATAAAGCCTAACTGACCCGTAGGGATTCCTGGAAGGAAGCAGCCTGATACTGGGCGTATTTGGCGATGGTGGTGTGGGCGCGGGCGCTTTCGCAGCGCCACATTTTCTTGATGCCGGTCGGATCCCAGTTCTCATCAGCGGGCTGAGAGAGCTGAGTCCAGACCTCCACCAGGTGCTCTGGGTTGGCCTCTACCAACGTCTTTGTGGAGAACAGACCCAAGtctgcagagaaacaaataATTCAAATACTGATGTCTTTGTGATTAATGTACTgaggaaaaatacatacaatacatattgTAAACAAAGCATTTACCCAGTTTGAGTGCTCCAGCCAGTCCTCTGATGACAGTGACAGGGTTGGAGGGGTTTGTGCAGAACTGGTGCAGTGGGGGGAAGAAAGCATCCCTCTTGTTCTCCAGCTGGtccacagacaggaaacaggaagttaaAGGATATCATTCAGTACTATGACCACCTGTCATAGCAGCACCTTATCTGCCAGTGGATATTTctgaataataattaaaaacaatgctTTTAAGTCATCTTAAAGCAGCTTGCAACCCTCTGGCTAATACTCACATAGATGCTGGGTGTGGGAGGGTTGAGCTTGTCTTTGGGCAGGGCTGGTGAGGGTGGAGGGGGCAGCCGAGGCGGGGGGCACTTGTCAAGGAGGATACTGCTGTTGGAGAGACCATTCCTCCCAAGGTTCCTGCACAGGCACCAATGCAGAAGATGTTTTCAGTGATAGCAGCACAAGCGATACAGCACACTGAATATAAATCAGCCAGGGCACAACTGACAGAGAAATAATACAccagtaaaatacagtaaatgataCTTGCTAGATTTGAAGTCCTACCTCAGATCTTATCTACTAATACTCCTTCTTAGCAGtccatttcactgaaaaatcaaCGATATTCATGGTGTGATGCCACATTTTACTAAATCAAATGGAAAATTCCATTTGATAAAAAAGTGCAACAAATTGGAGGAATCTATTCAACTGAATAATATCTGCATGGCAACAAGACTGCCCAGTAGCCTTCAGTGTTGTTTACAGTTACATAATTATTTGCATCTGGTTCTGTAGTTACTCTGTGATTCCACTGGGAGGAGACATCTTCAAAACAAACCACACAGTTCTACCGATCCTTCTCTCATTTGAACCATTTAATATACAGCAAAAGGCTTTTAACTTTCTGATAGATTCATCTCACAAACTAATGTTACTGTAACACGCACTGCAAGAAAAATAACACGGCTCCAAATTACTCCcaccatttaatttaaaaagtgctGAGCCCCTCTGAATGCAATTTTCCTACTGCAGAGGCAAgtcttttgatttgattgaatGACAAAACACCAGTAATTTTATGAAGACAAGGTTACTAGGGGACAGTTTCAAGCCTTTCAGTATCATTACTGTTGGCTCACATGGGCCTCTCAAACCATCTTGATGTGACGCATTTCCAAAACTTGCAATACACAAAATAAGGCAACAGTAAAGTACCAAACTCAACTTCAGACctataacattttgaaaaacaggCAAGAAATATATCAAACACTATAAACGACGTGCCATAACCAAATCTCAAGAGTAAACGAGACTGCACATTTTCAGGCTTCGTACTCCGCCCACCTAGGCAAATCCATCATTCCTGCCAAGTGGAATTAAACAGGCCCGGCAGGATACTGCCCGAGTGCATCTGCAGGACACCATGATGTGAAAGAAAAACTATGAGGGATTTCAGTCTCACCTGCAGGCCTTTAGCACGTCTGTGGAGCTGGGGTAGATGGAGATTGAAGATGACgacgatgaggaggaggagctgtgTCCGTGTGGAGGCGTAGCTTTGAGACTGGTGACGGTGGGCGGCTCAGCCTTCAGTGGGCTTTGAGAGTCCTCAGAGATACCTCCTTTGCCGTCACCGTTCACGGCAGGTGCAGCAGATGTGGTGGTGGCGGGACTATGGGCGCCTGTTTGGGTGTGTTCTGAGGATTTGGGGGAGGGTGTGGCGGTGGATATGGCAGAGATGGGCGAGGAGGCAGCCGAGCTGCCCTGCGCGTGGGGGGTGGAGGGCAGGACGGCCGGGTGGATGTTGTTGATTTTCTTGTGGGACTCGGGCGTGGTGGATGCTGTGGATGCAGTCCCTTCTGACGGTCCCTCACCCTTCTCGGGGGCCTTCCCCCCCGCCAGCAGGGCAGATAGTCTAGGATTGTCTGCGCTAAGGCTCGGCTTCTCGCCACCTTCTGCCACCTTGCCACCATCCCCCGAATGTACGTGATTGGCTAGGCCATCTGCCTGCGCCATTTTGCCATCAGCTGATGGCAGCGGCGATGGCGTTGTGCCCTCTGAGCCCCCGTTGCCAAGGGACGCGGCTGCCGTGACAAGGGCGGCTGCGGTGTTGCTATCTTTGGTAGCGGACGCACCGGGTGCTGCTCCACCTGAGGTAGAGGAGAggggcagggagggaggggatggGAGGTGGTTGTGGGCCTGCTGCCGTGGCGATGGGGCGTTAGTGGAATGTCCAACCTGATTGTTGGGGTGCACAGGGGCGATGGAGTTGGGGGTCTGGGGATGGGAGAGGGTCCCCTCACTACTGGAGCCTGTCGCATGTGGAACAGACCCCTTCTGAAGCCCctaaagaaagaagagagcaACTGTTATACAGTAAAAGCAGACAGCACAGGCTGTACAGGAGTTACTTGTATTTGATGTCAATATTAATGAAGTCACCATGTTCACAACATGTTTCCAGGTAAATAGCTGATGATGATCCCTGTGTGGATTAAGAAGCTGTAACTTAATAGCATAAAACATGAGTTGTGAGTTACATGTGCGTACATCTTTTTGCGCAGTACCAGACATTGGGGATGTGCGCAAGAATTCCCGCATACTTTAATGTACAGGAGTCTCGGGGGAGGGACTTCACAGTTCGTTTCATGAAAACACTTGATGGATTTTCTCAATGGTTTTTGACAAGAGATTTCCAAGAGAGCCAAGTAGGTCAGTGGGATAAAACACaattctaatttatttatattataattattaggACATGTGGATGCTCTGTCACAGGCACTGAAAAAAGATGAATAGAGCGTGATGTCTAACCTGAGAGGAGTTTAGGTGCAGGGCCTGGCGCGGCGCGGCGTCCTGTGTTTGCGTGCTTGTGCAGGTGTGAGGTAGCAGTGCTGCGTCGCCGCTGCCGGCAGGTTGCAGGTAAGGCACGTCTCCGTTGGGTCCTGTGGCCGTGGGCCCTGACtgattattactactactgttactactatcACCCACAGGGAGGGAGTCTGAGTGTCCGTGTGTCCCAGGGCCCACGGGCCCGTTGGCCAGTGGCTGAGGCGGGCACAGGGGCCGGTGGGGTCCCAGGTGGGGCCGGGTGGGGTGGAGGCTGGGgttgggggaggggagggagttGGTGGTGGGGCCGTTGGGGAGAGAGGGGCGCACCTGACCTCCTGAGGCATTCTGTCTCATCTGTAAAAGGAAAAGTCACAACCATCACaaccataaaaaaaactgtttgaaaTGCATTTATAGCTGCAAGTCAtttattatgtttgtttaaaccTGGTTGGAGAACCAGATGGGTGAGCTCTACCACCAAAAGAGTCAGTTAGAAAAGCACGCATTTAACTGACATTCACATTCTTACCTGTCAATGTTTAAACTTTCCTGCACTCACTTGTATTGTGTGCCAAACCACACCGGTCTAGCACCTACATGCCACAACACAACATGAAAAGAATTTGACTAGCTTAAGTCAGGCCTGAATACTACTGTAGAATCATAAATCATGCAGTGTTGACACACTCTGGATTAGCAAGTTTATTTATTCTGGCTTCACGGTTTAAGCCCCCAACTACCCAGTACACATGTTTGTGGAATCTGTGATTTCTGTGTGTGCCACTACATTACATTTCCACAGTCAGTGCTTGACGGACTGAAGCATAGACCCAAATGTAAGAAATATGTATCTGCATCTAAAATATTCATGTTCTGTATGGTGCCATACATTGACTTTCAATTACTCCCGGTTTTGACTATGAAtgattttaactgaattttGCTGTGCAAGCATCCATGGGTACGTGTGCATCATGTACAAAGATGGCAGATACATGCTGATTCATCAGTCTTAGGTCAATGAGCGTTTGTGATATATGAAATGCTGTGTTTCAAGACATGCAGTACTTTTGGAGCACACCTGACCAGTGCATGGCGAACGGTCAAGTGGCGTGTGTTaatgtttgatgtgtgtgtgtgagtgagtgagtgagtgagtgagtgagtgagagaggttTTTACCtggtgctggtgctgctgcatCATGGCGAGCTGAGCCTCCAGCTGCCCCAACATCTGAAGCTGTGGGGGCTTCAGGCTGGCCCGGTTACTCCGCAACTGTTCCAGCACCTGAAGAcagacagcaacaaaaacacagagttcACGTAAATGTGGagattataaataaagtaaaccACGAGAGAAGAGATATCTAACCTGTAATTTCTGCGGGGAGAGGTACCAGTTGGGAACTGGCTGCTGTGCAGGGTTACTGGCCCATGAATCACcctgaaaaacacattatgaAAATACACATAACATGTAAGGTGTAAAGATCTAATTAAGGACATAGTGCAGATTGAAATGCATGACGGTAACTCTGCTGTActagaagaggaaagaggagcaaCCCTACTAACAGTTAAATGATGTATTTACCTTGGTAGGGCTGGAGGCTCTCCTCCTCTTGGCTGGGCAGGACTGGTCCTCTGCTGGGCCCAGTGAGCCCACGTGAGGGGGCAGAGACTGACCCGAGCCGCCACCCTCTGCACTGTGATTGGGCTTACAAGCCTGGAGGGGAGGGGATAGCGGGAGCGCAGGCAAAGGGGAAGCAAAAGAAACCCAAGGAGGAAAACAACAAGACGTAAATGGAAGGACATAACAAAAGGTCATGGAAGACAGCAGGGGTCGGAATAGAACGAGAGGAAATAAGTGGCAAAAACAAACGGCAAATggagaatgaaaaataaaatggaggGAGCGTGGAAAAAAAGCAATCAAGCATGTTTATTTATCAAGACGTAAAGTGGCAGAAGGGAGAAAACAAAGTACGGCAGGAAGAGGCCAAAGGGCAAAGCAAGGGATGGAGAataaggaaaagagagaaaaggagagcaaTACTGTGATTCTGTGTTGGCgcttaaacaaacaagcaggacACGTAGAGCAAAACATTCCTGTGTATCTGAAGGTGTTACTTCACATGGCAACATCAGCCCTGGGGCAGTTCTCCTGTTTAGAGGAATGCTGGTGGAAATTCATCACTAACAAAATTCTTCACAGCAATTCAGTGTGttcctcactgcacttttcAGACAATATAAAAAAGGCAGTTGCAGCTGTTTAAGGGTATGATAGCATAACTCAACCTTTAAAGCAAAAGGTTAAAACACATTCCACACACTGACAGCCTTACTATTACCTCTGAGGGAGCCTATGAGCCAGATGTGACTGCCCAGAAATGTAGTTCAACAAAAcctcactgttgttttttttttgtttcttaaacAGGAGTAGcattagctttgtttttgttatagcTGTTTTTGTTAAAGTCTCTTATTCTGTTGAAGAGTGTTTCATGAGAGGGCGGAAAATGGACATCAGAACTTCGATAAATCCCCCCCACCAtaattttaacttaattttcatattttcaataCTCTcatgtactttgttttgtatCAAGTATCATTTCATCATTATGTATTAAGTTAAAGTCACATtccaaacacattcacactggaATTGGTCCTACAGTGGATTGACTCTCACCAAGTCAAAGCcgataaaaataacaacatattCCAATGCTATAAGTCAATAACACAACAatgatcacacacaaacatggacacaaCAGAACTACTCGCATCTACTGTATGATGGGCATGAATGAGTGAAGTGGTGATGAAACACTAGGGGGCGTTGCTGGGGCTTTGTGAGCAGCTGCAGGACATCTAAGGTCAACTACTGAAGGGGGAGGAAGATGGACAGAGCCAATGGGAAGCCTGGGTATTACTGTACGGCAGCACGACCTCACCGATCACACTGGGACAGGGTCAAAAGCCAAAAAGGCCAAACGTCAATGAGTGACAATTAGAAACACGGCCACTTGATTTTAGAATTATGGCACTTTAATCTCTTCAGAAAGGCAATCTCTCCCAGTCTAAACCAAAGCAGATTAAGAGCAAACAGCAGTGTAGTGCAGGTTCAACAGGTTTGCCACCTAAAACTGGATTTGTAAATGAACTGTGGGGGGGAGTAATCCTGAATACCACATTAGATTAAACAGGATTAATAGAAGGAGAAATTGAATGGCAAAGAATTAACAAAAGCCTGCACAAATGCTTTGTTGacttatttttgtttggtttactTGAACTGAGCGTGATGGGTGAAGCCGAGTGACTACTGTGCTGTGGAGAAGAAAGGGAGTGCAGGACTGGGTAACACTTGGCTGGACCCCTTCTCATTCAAAACAGATGCCATAAAGCAGCCATGACCTGGACATATTACAATTCAAATAGAGGCAATGAATAGATAAATGACTTGTGATTCAATTTCTGTCACCATGAAGTAGAATAAAGTCAAGGTCTCCAATCCGAGTGTGTAAAGAAATGCTATAATTAGaattcagttgtattttttttgtgcttGTTGGCTTCTTTAGAcatatgcattcacacacagacacacacacagtgtggaaGGTGGAGTTAAGCTCAAGTGTTACCCATCAGTATGTACAACAGTGCATGCGCGTGTGTTGACCTGCAGTGTGTTGGCGTGCCTATGTGTCTAAGTGTGCACTCAGTCaaaagggaggggagggaggcgGGAGGTGT includes these proteins:
- the LOC122872347 gene encoding lysine-specific demethylase 6A-like isoform X4 gives rise to the protein MQSCGVSLAVAACAAARSLGSASSGGDEGKKMAAGKASETEEDFPTLTAQERDSLVGIDSSLFGFQKLHEDGARTKALLMKAVRCYDSLILKAEGKVEPELFCQLGHFNLLLEDYPKALSAYQRYYSLQSDYWKNAAFLYGLGMVYFHYNAFQWAIKAFQEVLYIDPGFSRAKEIHLRLGLMFKVNTDYESSLKHFQLALIDSNPCTLSKAEIQFHIAHLYEIQKRYRAAKEAYESLLQTEDLPAQVKATTLQQLGWMHHTVEQLGDRATRDSYAIQCLQKSLEADPNSGQSWYFLGRCYSSIGKVQDAFISYRQSIDKSEASADTWCSIGVLYQQQNQPMDALQAYICAVQLDHSHAAAWMDLGTLYESCNQPHDAIKCYINATRSKGCTNTTALTHRIKCLQAQLSNPQLSSLQGKSKMLPLIEEAWSLPIPAELTSRQGGLSSAPQQACKPNHSAEGGGSGQSLPPHVGSLGPAEDQSCPAKRRRASSPTKGDSWASNPAQQPVPNWYLSPQKLQVLEQLRSNRASLKPPQLQMLGQLEAQLAMMQQHQHQMRQNASGGQVRPSLPNGPTTNSLPSPNPSLHPTRPHLGPHRPLCPPQPLANGPVGPGTHGHSDSLPVGDSSNSSSNNQSGPTATGPNGDVPYLQPAGSGDAALLPHTCTSTQTQDAAPRQALHLNSSQGLQKGSVPHATGSSSEGTLSHPQTPNSIAPVHPNNQVGHSTNAPSPRQQAHNHLPSPPSLPLSSTSGGAAPGASATKDSNTAAALVTAAASLGNGGSEGTTPSPLPSADGKMAQADGLANHVHSGDGGKVAEGGEKPSLSADNPRLSALLAGGKAPEKGEGPSEGTASTASTTPESHKKINNIHPAVLPSTPHAQGSSAASSPISAISTATPSPKSSEHTQTGAHSPATTTSAAPAVNGDGKGGISEDSQSPLKAEPPTVTSLKATPPHGHSSSSSSSSSSISIYPSSTDVLKACRNLGRNGLSNSSILLDKCPPPRLPPPPSPALPKDKLNPPTPSIYLENKRDAFFPPLHQFCTNPSNPVTVIRGLAGALKLDLGLFSTKTLVEANPEHLVEVWTQLSQPADENWDPTGIKKMWRCESARAHTTIAKYAQYQAASFQESLREENEKKALKEPSDTEPASAESVARKRRGPLKHIKFGTNIDVSDERKWKQQLQELSKLPAFARVVSAGNLLSHVGHTILGMNTVQLYMKVPGSRIAGHQEHNNFCAVNINIGPGDCEWFAVPEPYWGVMSNFCEKNNINFLMGSWWPNLEDLYEADVPVYRFIQRPGDLVWLNTGTVHWVQAIGWCNNIAWNVGPLTVNEESSWTVGWTKESI